In Microbacterium enclense, the DNA window TCGGCCCGCTGAAACCTCGCACGCGAAGAACCGCCCCGCCGACGTCGCGACGGGGCGGTTCTTCGCGTGGTCAGACGACCTGCGCGCCGCACATCCCGCAGTCGCCGCCCGCCGAGACCTCGACGAAGCAGTCGGGGCACATCGTGCGCATCGGACGGTCGGTGACAGCGACGGCCTTCGGGCTGCTCGGACGCCGCTCTGCCCGAGGGGCGCTGGACCGGGCGCGCTTCAGCTCGACAGGCGCGGGCGGCGGGGGAGCGGCCGCCGGCTTGTGAGCCTCGCAGTAGAAACGGACGAAGCCCCCGTGGTGCTTCGGGTGGCGATGCTTGACCGCCCAGAGCTCGGTGCGCTCGATCAGCGCACCGTCCGTGCCGCACGCCACGCATCGCGTGGGCTCACCCGGAACCACGTCGGCGACGAGGACCGGGACGTCGAAGGCGATGGCATCCCGCCAGTCGGACGAGGAGACGATCTTCATGGGGGACCCTTCCGGAGGCGGTTCGGGCCGCCTGCCTCTTAACGGTACGCCCCGGTGGAGCGTCGCGTGACGGTTTCTCCACCCGGAGGGGGTGGACACCGCCTCGGAGTCGGCCGATAGGTTGGAAGGAATTCCCCCGCGCCGCTTCGGCGGTGCCTGTCGAAGGAGAACCATGGAATTTGCTGCTCTGGGGGCGATCGGCATCGTCGTGGTCATCGCACTCGTCGTCGTCATCGTCGTCTTCCTCATCATCGCGGGCTTGATCCGCGGCTGGTACCGCGTCGCCAAGGCCGATGAAGCCCTGGTGATCGTCGGTAAGCGTCAGAGAAGCGCGGATGGTGAGTCGTCGCGCATCACCGTGATCACCGGTGGCGGAGCCATCGTGAACCCGCTCACGCAGCGCGGCGAGATGATCTCGCTCCGCGCCCGTCAGATCAAGATGGAGCCCACCGCCCAGTCGTCCAACGGCGTCACCGTCAACGTCAGCGGTGTGGCTCTGGTGAAGATCGGCTCCGACCCCGAGCAGGTGCGTCGTGCGGCCGAGCGTTTCGCCTCGCAGGACAAGGCCATCGAACAGTTCACCACGGAGCAGCTCGAGGGTGCGCTGCGCGGTGTCGTCGCGACGCTGACGGTCGAGGAGCTCATGCGCGACCGGCAGCGCCTGTCGGACCAGATCGCCGAGGGGATCAAGGGCGACCTGTCGTCGCAGGGGCTGATCCTCGACTCGTTCCAGATCCAGGGCGTGACCGACAGCAACGGGTACATCTCGGCCCTGGGTGCGACCGAAGTCGAGCGCGTGAAGCGCGAGGCCGAGGTCGCGCGCATCAACGCGGTCCGCGAGATCCGCGCGCGCCAGATCGCCACCGACGAGGCGAACCTCATCGAGCAGACCAAGCTCGACAAGAACAGTGCCGCGGCCAAGGCCGAGGTCGGCCGTGCCAACGCCGAGGCCGAGCAGGCCGAGGCGCTTACGCGCGCCGAGCGTCGACAGGCCGTGCTCCAGCAGGAGGCGCAGAACACGCAGGCGCGCCTGGAGTCTGAGGTCGCCCGCGTCGCCGACGCCGACCTCTACCAGCGTCAGAAGGACGCCGACGCCGAGGCGTACGCGCAGATCAAGGCGGCCGAGGCCCGCGCCCAGATCGCGGAGCAGGAAGCTGCCGCCGTCCGGGTGCGCGCCGAAGCCGACGCGCAGGCGGTGCGCCTGGCCGGTGAGGCGCGAGCCGAGGCGATCCGCGCGGAAGCCGAGGCTCTCTCGCACAACCAGGAGGCGCTGCTCGCACAGCGTGCGCTCGAGTCGCTCGTGCCGATGATGGCGGAGTTCGCCAAGGGGTACGACCGCGTGGGCAACATCACCGTGCTCGGCGGCGAGGGTGCCAGCGGCCACCTCGCGACCGAGTCGGCGACGGGTCTGCGTTCGTCGTTCGAGGCCGTGCGCGCGGCCACCGGCATCGATCTGACGCAGATCATCCAGGGACGCGCCGTCGCGGACGCGTTCGCCACGGCGCAGCGTTCGGGGGAAGGCGCGCCTGCCGCGCCGTCGCCGTCTTCTCCGGCTTCGGTGCCGACCGCGGCGACGCCGCCGACCGCGTCCGAGCCGGGCGCGTAGACAGGTCGGCCCGATGCCCGAGGCACCCGAGGTCGAGGCGCTCACGCTGTTTCTGCGTGAGCGCCTGACGGGTCGTGTCGTGCGCGAGGTCGACCTCGTCGAGGGTCGGTCATGGAAGACCCGCTCCCGGCCACCCGGCGAACTCTTCGGGCGGTCAGTGACCGGCGTGACGCGGCACGGCAAGCACGTCGACCTCGATCTCGATGGCATCCACCTCGGGATCGGGTTCGGTCGGGCCGGGTGGGCTACCTGGACCGAGACGGACCGCGCCGATGCGGCGCCCGTTTCGTCGGCGCCCGAGATCGCGCGGATCGTCTTCGATGACGGCGTTCTGGGCATCACCGATGCAGGCGACTGGCTGTCGGTGCACCTGCACCTCGTCGACGCGCCCGATGACGTGCCGGCCGTTGCCAAGCTGGGGCCGGACGCCGTCGATCCCGGGTACTCGAGGGCGATGCTCGCGGAGGCGCTCCGCGGCCGACGCAAGCAGCTCAAAGCGCTCCTGCAGGAGCAGGAGACACTCGCGGGGATCGGCAACGCCTACTCCGACGAGATCCTCTTCGCAGCTCGGCTGTCGCCCACCGCGCATGCGGCGGCGCTGAGCGAGGACGACATCACCCGGCTCCACCTCGCCCTGCACGACACGCTGACCGCGGCCGTCATCGCGCGGCGCGGAGTCCCGATCTCGGAGCAGAAGGCTGCGAAGGTCGCCGCGATGCGCGTGCACGGGCGCACCGGTCAACCGTGCCCCGACGGCGACGGCACGATCGAAGACATTCCCGGTACCAAAGGCGCTGGTCAGTGGTGCCCGTCCTGTCAGACGCTCCCCCACGGCGGTGTGTGACAGGCACGCCGCCGTGCACACGAACGACGGCCCTCCACCGTCGTGGAGGGCCGTCGCTGGTGAAAGGGGGCTCAGGCGGTCTGGCCCGAGTGCGCGCCTTCGGCGACCTCCTCGACGAGCTTGGCGTTGAACGCCGGCAGGTCGTCGGGGTTGCGGCTCGAGACGAGACCCTGGTCGACGTGCACTTCTTCGTCGACCCAGGTTGCGCCCGCGTTGCGCAGATCGGTCTGCAGCGTCGGATAGCTGGTGAGCGTGCGGCCCTTCAGGACGTCGGCCTCGGTGAGGATCCACCCGCCGTGACAGATGACGGCGACGGGCTTGTGCTGCTGGAAGAAGTCACGGGTGAAGCTGACGGCATCCGTCACGATGCGGATGTCGTCGGCGTTCTGCACGCCCCCGGGGAGCACGAGGGCATCGAAATCGCCCGCGGACGCGGAGGCGACGGCGAGGTCGACCTTCTGTTCGTGGCCCTTCTCTCCGGTGATGCTGCCCTCGCTCGGGGAGACGAGCACGGCCTCCGCGCCCGCTGAGGTCACCGCCTCCCAGGGGCTGGTCAACTCGCTGTCTTCGAAGCCGTCGGTGAGCAGGAATGCGATGCGCTTGCCGCTGAGATCGGTCATGGGTCGACTCTCTTTCTCGATCGGGGTCGTCTCCACGCTAAGAACCGCCGCGGCACCCGAAACGGGGGTTGCGGATGCCGCACTCCGGCGTTATCACGCGCTCCGGTGCCCGCACCGAAACGCGGGCGTAACATGGAGCGCATGTCCAGTGACACCACGTCTGAGACGACCTCGACGTCGAAGCCGCTCCTCACGCTCCTGAACTCCTCCCGCGAGGAGGCGAAGGAGTCCTCGCGCCCCGCGTCTCAGTGCTGCGGCGGCGGGTCCTGCTCGCTCTGAGCCCCGATGAGGACGCGCGTCGTCAGTGCGCGACGGGGGCTACCCTGTCGAGCTGATCAGCCGGCTTGCGGATCAGGAAGGCCCCCACGATCAGGGGGACGGAGAGAATCGCGGCGATCAGGAAAGCGGCGCGCGTGCCCGTGGCATCCGCTTGCAGCCCCCCGCCCGCGGCGGCTGAGGCGGACGACATCACCGTGATGAGCAGGGCGATGCCCGCTGCGCCCGCCACCTGCTGCACCGTGCCGACGATCGCCGAGCCGTACGAGTAGAACCGCGGCTCGAGCGACCCGAGCGACGCCGTGAACAGTGGCGTGAATGAGAGCGCGAGACCGATCATCATCACGGTCTGCACGACGATCAGCAGCACGAAGGACGTTTCGGTGCCCACGGTCGTGTAGAACCAGAGCGTCGCGCTCGTGATCACGGCCCCGGGAACGAGCAGCACCTGCGTGCCGAAACGGTCGTAGATCCGTCCGATCACGGGACCGGCGAGTCCCATCGCCAGCGAGCCCGGCAAGACGGCCAGGCCGGTCTCGAGCGGGCTCTTCTCCAGTACTGTCTGCAGGTACAGCGGCAATAGGGTGATCGCCCCGAAGAAGGCCATCGACATCACACCGAGCTGGGTCACCGACAGCGTGAAGTTCGATGACCGGAAGACGCGCAGGTCGAGCAAGGCCGAATCCGAGCGCTGAAGACGGATCTGACGCCAGATGAAGGCGCCGAGACCGATCACGCCGACCGCGAGGGACGCGACCAGGGTCACGAGCGAGGCCGATTCGGCGGCCGCATCTCCTCCGTGGCCCCCGCCGATCTGGCTCAGGCCGAACACGAGGCCACCGAAGCCGAGTGCCGACAGGGTCACGGATGCCACGTCGATCGGCGCCGTGCGCGTCTCGCCGAGGTTCTGGATCCAGCGCGCGCCGACGAACAGGGCGACGAGGGCGATGGGCAGGACGATGCCGAAGATCCAGTGCCAACCGAGCGACTGCAGCACGAGCCCCGACATCGTCGGTCCGATCGCGGGCGCGAGGGCCATGACGATGCTGACGCGGCCCATCATCCGGCCGCGGTGCTGCGGCGGGACGATCGTCATGATCGTGGTCATGAGCAGCGGCATCATGATCGCGGTGCCCGAAGCCTGAATGACGCGGGCGACGACGAGGAGCTCGAAGCCGGGGGACAGGAAGGCGACGAGCGTTCCCGCCGAGAACAGCGTCATCGCCGCGATGAACACCTGGCGCGTGGTGAAGCGCTGCAGCAGGAAGCCCGTGATCGGGATGACGACCGCCATCGTCAGCATGAACGCCGTGGTCAGCCACTGCGCGGCGACGGCGGTGATGCCGAGGTCGCGGATGAGGAACGGGATCGCCACGTTCATCGTCGTCTCGTTGAGGATGGCGACGAACGCCGCCGTCAACAGCAGCCAGATGACGCGGCTCTGGGAGCTCGTTACGCCCGAGGTGGTGGGCGGAGAGGCGACGGGGGTACCGGTGGCGGCCATGACGAGGTCCTATTCGTGCGGGGGGCTTCGTGGCGCCAGAGCGGCGACTTCCTCGGCGACAACGGGGCGCGCGGCCGAGATATTCCGACATCGACAGATTCTCGGAACGAGGATGACGGGAGCGGACCTCGATTCTAGCCGTCGCCGGTGACGCGCCGCAGGGCGGCGCCGGTGTCGGAAGTCGGACGTAGGCTGGCCCGCATGAACCCGGGTGGAGTGGGCGGAAGCATGTTCCGCGGCGTGGATTCGGCCGAGCAGCGCCGTCGCAACGCCGAGGCCCCGCGCGTCGCGAACCTGTGGAACCGGGTCGTCGAACTGTTCCGCCCGTACCGCGGGAAGATCGCGGTGACCGTGCTGCTCGTCGTCGTCGGCGCCGCAGTGGGCGTCATCCCGCCCCTGCTCGTGCAGCGCATCTTCGACGACGCGCTCTTCCCGGTCGACGGATCCGCTCCCGACCTCTCGCTGCTGGCGGTGCTGGTGAGCCTGATGATCGCGCTCTTCCTCCTGTCGGCGGCACTCAACGTCGGGCAGACCTGGTTCACCGCGACGGTCGGGAACCGCGTGACGGGCGACCTGCGCACGCGCCTGTTCGAGCATCTGCAGGCGATGGAGCTCGGCTTCTTCACGCGGACGAAGACGGGCGTGATCCAGTCGCGACTGCAGAACGACGTCGGCGGGGTGTCGGGGGTGCTCACGAACACCGTCACCAGCATCCTCGGAAACGCCGTCACCGTGATCGCGTCGCTGGTCGCGATGATCCTCATCGACTGGCGGCTCACGCTCATCGCGGTCGCCCTCATGCCGTTCCTCATCTTCGTCCAGCGGCGCGTGGGGCAGGTACGCGCGCGCATCGCGGGGGAGACGCAGGAGTCGCTGTCGGAGCTCTCCGCCATCACGCAGGAGACGTTGAGCGTGTCGGGAATCCTGCTGTCGAAATCGTTCAATCGGCAACGCACCGAGTCGGCTCGCTTCGACGCCGAGAACGACAACCAGGTGCACCTGCAGGTGCGACGCGCGATGAGCGGCCAGGGCTTCTTCGCGGTGGTGCAGGTCATCATGTCGAGTGTGCCCGCGGTCATCTACCTGGTGTCGGGCTACCTCATCGCAGGCGGCACCGGTGCGATCACCGCGGGCACGATCGTGGCGTTCACCACGGTGCAGGCCCGGCTGCTCATGCCGCTCATGGGTCTCATGCGCGTGGCCCTCGACGTGCAGACGTCGTCGGCGCTGTTCGCGCGCATCTTTGAGTACCTCGATCTGCGACCGGCCATCGCGGATGCCCCCGGCGCTCTCCCCGTGTCTGCGGCTCCAGGCCCGCTCGGTCAGATCGAGTTCCGCGACGTCGAGTTCCGCTATCCCGATGCGCCCGCGCACGCCCGGCCCACGCTCGATGGCGTGTCCTTCACCGTCGAACCAGGCCAGCACGTGGCATTCGTCGGCCCGTCGGGTGCGGGGAAGACGACCATCCTCTATCTCACGCCCCGTATGTACGAGGTGAGCGCGGGCGCCGTGCTGTTCTCCGGCGCCGATGTCCGCAGCCTCGACCGGGCGTCGATCATCGACGAGATCGGGATTGTCTCGCAAGAGACCTATCTCTTCCACGCGACCGTACGAGAGAATCTGCGATACGCGCGGCCCGACGCCACCGACGACGAGATCGAGGCCGCGTGTCGCGCCGCCAACATCCACCACGTCATCGCGGGCTTCGAGGACGGTTACGACACTGTCGTGGGCGAGCGCGGCTATCGCCTGTCGGGCGGCGAGAAGCAACGCATCGCCATCGCGCGCGTGCTGTTGAAGGATCCGCCCGTCCTGCTCCTCGACGAGGCGACGAGCGCCCTCGACACCGTGTCGGAGCGGATCGTGCAAGAGGCTCTTGAGACGGCCTCCCACGGACGGACGACACTGTCGATCGCGCACCGGTTGTCGACCGTGATCGGTGCCGATCAGATCCATGTGGTCGATGCGGGCCGCATCGTCGAATCGGGCACCCACGCCGAGCTCCTGGCCGCGGGCGGGCTGTACGCGAGTCTCGCCGCCGAGCAACTCGCGGCCTCCTTCGTCCTCGCCGACGAAGAGCGCGACGCCGCCGGTCTCGCGCGAGCCGCGCTTCCCGCGCGCCGCGCCGATCAAGCGCCTGCGTGATCCGCACTCGCGGTGTCGGTGGCTTCGACGGGCACAGCCACCTCGCACCGGCTCAGCCACCCCGCCGCGGGGTTCGCCGAGTCAGCCGCGGGATCCGCGACGGCGCTCAGCCGGGCAGCGTCTCCAGGAACGCCTCGAGGGCGATGCGGTACGCGGGGTCGGCATGCGTTTCGGCGAGGCGCAACAGCGGGGGAAGGTCGAGCGTGCGGATCAGGGCCCCCCGCTCCGCGACCGCGGCCTCGGCGCCGGCGGCGCGGAGGACGGCGATGCCCTCGCCCAGCGCTTCCAGATAGTCGCGCAGGACGACCAGC includes these proteins:
- a CDS encoding glucose-6-phosphate dehydrogenase, whose translation is MKIVSSSDWRDAIAFDVPVLVADVVPGEPTRCVACGTDGALIERTELWAVKHRHPKHHGGFVRFYCEAHKPAAAPPPPAPVELKRARSSAPRAERRPSSPKAVAVTDRPMRTMCPDCFVEVSAGGDCGMCGAQVV
- a CDS encoding SPFH domain-containing protein gives rise to the protein MEFAALGAIGIVVVIALVVVIVVFLIIAGLIRGWYRVAKADEALVIVGKRQRSADGESSRITVITGGGAIVNPLTQRGEMISLRARQIKMEPTAQSSNGVTVNVSGVALVKIGSDPEQVRRAAERFASQDKAIEQFTTEQLEGALRGVVATLTVEELMRDRQRLSDQIAEGIKGDLSSQGLILDSFQIQGVTDSNGYISALGATEVERVKREAEVARINAVREIRARQIATDEANLIEQTKLDKNSAAAKAEVGRANAEAEQAEALTRAERRQAVLQQEAQNTQARLESEVARVADADLYQRQKDADAEAYAQIKAAEARAQIAEQEAAAVRVRAEADAQAVRLAGEARAEAIRAEAEALSHNQEALLAQRALESLVPMMAEFAKGYDRVGNITVLGGEGASGHLATESATGLRSSFEAVRAATGIDLTQIIQGRAVADAFATAQRSGEGAPAAPSPSSPASVPTAATPPTASEPGA
- a CDS encoding Fpg/Nei family DNA glycosylase, which codes for MPEAPEVEALTLFLRERLTGRVVREVDLVEGRSWKTRSRPPGELFGRSVTGVTRHGKHVDLDLDGIHLGIGFGRAGWATWTETDRADAAPVSSAPEIARIVFDDGVLGITDAGDWLSVHLHLVDAPDDVPAVAKLGPDAVDPGYSRAMLAEALRGRRKQLKALLQEQETLAGIGNAYSDEILFAARLSPTAHAAALSEDDITRLHLALHDTLTAAVIARRGVPISEQKAAKVAAMRVHGRTGQPCPDGDGTIEDIPGTKGAGQWCPSCQTLPHGGV
- a CDS encoding type 1 glutamine amidotransferase translates to MTDLSGKRIAFLLTDGFEDSELTSPWEAVTSAGAEAVLVSPSEGSITGEKGHEQKVDLAVASASAGDFDALVLPGGVQNADDIRIVTDAVSFTRDFFQQHKPVAVICHGGWILTEADVLKGRTLTSYPTLQTDLRNAGATWVDEEVHVDQGLVSSRNPDDLPAFNAKLVEEVAEGAHSGQTA
- a CDS encoding MDR family MFS transporter, which gives rise to MAATGTPVASPPTTSGVTSSQSRVIWLLLTAAFVAILNETTMNVAIPFLIRDLGITAVAAQWLTTAFMLTMAVVIPITGFLLQRFTTRQVFIAAMTLFSAGTLVAFLSPGFELLVVARVIQASGTAIMMPLLMTTIMTIVPPQHRGRMMGRVSIVMALAPAIGPTMSGLVLQSLGWHWIFGIVLPIALVALFVGARWIQNLGETRTAPIDVASVTLSALGFGGLVFGLSQIGGGHGGDAAAESASLVTLVASLAVGVIGLGAFIWRQIRLQRSDSALLDLRVFRSSNFTLSVTQLGVMSMAFFGAITLLPLYLQTVLEKSPLETGLAVLPGSLAMGLAGPVIGRIYDRFGTQVLLVPGAVITSATLWFYTTVGTETSFVLLIVVQTVMMIGLALSFTPLFTASLGSLEPRFYSYGSAIVGTVQQVAGAAGIALLITVMSSASAAAGGGLQADATGTRAAFLIAAILSVPLIVGAFLIRKPADQLDRVAPVAH
- a CDS encoding ABC transporter ATP-binding protein — protein: MNPGGVGGSMFRGVDSAEQRRRNAEAPRVANLWNRVVELFRPYRGKIAVTVLLVVVGAAVGVIPPLLVQRIFDDALFPVDGSAPDLSLLAVLVSLMIALFLLSAALNVGQTWFTATVGNRVTGDLRTRLFEHLQAMELGFFTRTKTGVIQSRLQNDVGGVSGVLTNTVTSILGNAVTVIASLVAMILIDWRLTLIAVALMPFLIFVQRRVGQVRARIAGETQESLSELSAITQETLSVSGILLSKSFNRQRTESARFDAENDNQVHLQVRRAMSGQGFFAVVQVIMSSVPAVIYLVSGYLIAGGTGAITAGTIVAFTTVQARLLMPLMGLMRVALDVQTSSALFARIFEYLDLRPAIADAPGALPVSAAPGPLGQIEFRDVEFRYPDAPAHARPTLDGVSFTVEPGQHVAFVGPSGAGKTTILYLTPRMYEVSAGAVLFSGADVRSLDRASIIDEIGIVSQETYLFHATVRENLRYARPDATDDEIEAACRAANIHHVIAGFEDGYDTVVGERGYRLSGGEKQRIAIARVLLKDPPVLLLDEATSALDTVSERIVQEALETASHGRTTLSIAHRLSTVIGADQIHVVDAGRIVESGTHAELLAAGGLYASLAAEQLAASFVLADEERDAAGLARAALPARRADQAPA